The following are encoded together in the Panicum virgatum strain AP13 chromosome 6K, P.virgatum_v5, whole genome shotgun sequence genome:
- the LOC120713110 gene encoding uncharacterized protein LOC120713110 — MEGRPTRRCAAGTASSPSPGRNKVWVEPPGKTHHHQTPARSPPPPPPPPKRVAVVYYLCRNRHLEHPHFIEVPLASPEQGLYLRDVINRLNVLRGKGMASMHSWSCKRSYKNGFVWHDLSDDDLVFPSQGNEYILKGSELLDRSPPPDRQQNGVSNPKVEGLKHPKEESPQSRGSREGCSSSSSPSAAVKEISPPPATPQRLQQQAQSALLPSSSTSTNHEDEQCQTGSSGNQSPEPAGRNAPLSEASSPGPSEYRVCKPNGAQDAATQTDDCERDVPDKDTRLAGLSMEAATSDAEIQECHERTSLVSPKGPEIVRESPAVCSSDASPGGRVETLESLIRAEASRRSSFRTLEEEHMFGPMGVKLKPANLLMQLITCGSISVKEHRGFGIIPTYRPRFTQVEFPSPVFSTPVALRHLDKIPCNSGTIGMRAPESECFSGTLVETKKQDESGRGIDTLKRSSSYDEDRVYRGAHSKSDTESSVESGSFRCLPQTIRIISCKQSRNGTILSPASDVRYSSSRQEYSARSSPLDSSKSASNRMTDPSLGKLSSARTESFHEQKDVIKIEERLPSGARVIIQSAPLCEESDDSNESL, encoded by the exons ATGGAGGGGAGGCCGAcgcgccgctgcgccgccggcaccgcctccAGCCCCAGCCCCGGCCGCAACAAGGTCTGGGTCGAgccgccgggcaagacccaccACCACCAGACCCCGGCGCGGtcaccgcccccgcccccgccgccgcccaagagGGTGGCCGTGGTGTACTACCTCTGCCGCAACCGCCATCTGGAGCACCCACACTTCATCGAGGTGCCGCTCGCCTCCCCGGAGCAAGGCCTCTACCTGCGAG ATGTGATTAACCGCCTCAACGTGCTGCGTGGGAAGGGCATGGCCTCCATGCACTCCTGGTCCTGCAAGAG GAGCTACAAGAACGGCTTCGTGTGGCACGACCTCTCCGACGACGATCTGGTGTTCCCATCGCAGGGCAACGAGTACATCCTCAAGGGCTCCGAGCTCCTggaccgctcgccgccgccag ATCGGCAGCAGAACGGTGTCAGCAACCCAAAGGTCGAGGGCCTCAAGCACCCCAAGGAGGAGTCCCCCCAGTCACGTGGTTCGCGAGAAGGATGTTCCTCCTCATCATCCCCGTCTGCCGCTGTCAAGGAGATCTCACCTCCGCCTGCTACTCCACAACGGCTACAGCAACAGGCGCAATCAGCATTGCTGCCGTCCTCGTCCACTTCCACCAACCATGAGGATGAGCAATGCCAGACAGGCTCATCTGGCAACCAGTCCCCTGAACCTGCAGGGAGAAATGCTCCACTATCAGAGGCAAGCTCCCCAGGACCTTCCGAGTACAGAGTCTGCAAACCCAACGGAGCTCAGGATGCCGCCACACAAACAGATGATTGTGAGAGAGATGTTCCTGACAAGGATACTCGCCTGGCAGGACTGTCCATGGAGGCTGCCACATCAGATGCTGAGATTCAAGAATGCCACGAAAGGACCTCGCTGGTGTCTCCAAAGGGACCTGAAATCGTTCGAGAATCACCAGCAGTGTGTTCGTCTGATGCTTCGCCTGGTGGCAGAGTTGAGACCTTGGAGTCCCTGATAAGAGCAGAAGCCAGTAGGAGAAGTAGCTTTAGAACACTAGAGGAGGAGCAtatgtttggtccaatgggtgTGAAACTCAAGCCGGCCAATTTGCTAATGCAGCTTATCACTTGTGGGTCTATATCTGTGAAAGAACACCGAGGCTTTGGGATCATCCCAACATACAGGCCTAGGTTTACACAAGTTGAGTTCCCTTCTCCAGTGTTCTCCACTCCTGTGGCATTGCGACACCTTGACAAGATCCCATGTAATTCAGGAACAATTGGAATGAGAGCTCCAGAGTCTGAATGTTTCAGCGGGACCTTGGTTGAGACCAAGAAGCAGGATGAGTCTGGGAGAGGAATTGACACACTCAAACGCTCATCATCTTATGATGAGGATAG GGTTTATAGAGGAGCACATTCCAAAAGTGACACAGAAAGCTCTGTGGAGTCAGGTAGTTTCAGGTGTCTCCCACAAACTATCAGGATTATATCTTGTAAGCAATCGAGAAATGGAACAATACTCTCCCCAGCCTCTGACGTGAGGTACAGCTCTAGTCGACAAGAGTATAGTGCCAGATCCTCGCCactggattcatcaaagagtGCAAGCAATAGGATGACTGATCCATCACTGGGTAAACTATCTTCTGCGAGAACAGAGTCATTCCATGAGCAAAAGGATGTGATCAAGATTGAAGAAAG GCTTCCTTCTGGAGCTCGGGTTATAATCCAGTCCGCACCTTTGTGTGAAGAAAGTGACGACAGCAATGAATCACTGTAA